Below is a window of Paraburkholderia azotifigens DNA.
GACGTGGGTCGCGCTGCCCCTCGCCGACGAAGACGCGGAGCCTTCGTTCGAGCATCACGCTGGCGCGACGCTGCCTGAAATCGAGCGCAACGGCGTGACGCTGCGCATCATCGCAGGGTCGTCGTTCGGCAAGACGGCGCCGGCGCACACCTTCTCGGGCACGCTGTATGCTGCCGCCCACTTTTCGCCCGGCAGCGTGCTCGCGCTCGAACCCGAGCATGAAGAACGCGGCGTGTATCTGGTCGAAGGCGACCTCTCGCTCGATGGCGAGCCGCTCGAAGCCGCCACGATGGCCGTGCTGACACCCGGCGAAACCATCACGCTCGCCAGCGCGAAAGGCGCGACGGTCATGCTGCTGGGCGGCGAGAAACTCGAAGGCGAACGCTTCATCGAATGGAATTTCGTCGCGAGTTCGCGCGAAAAGATCGAGCAGGCCAAGCTCGCGTGGACGAACCAGGAAATGGGCAAGGTGCCCGGCGAGACGGAATGGATCCCGTTGCCCGAGCGCAAGCCGCGCTAGACTGGACGGCATCCACGCCACGGCGGGACATCACCGCCCGCATTGAAACGGCACGCGCCGCCCCCAACTATTACGCCTACCGTTCAAGGAAGAGATAGCAATGGACACCACTCTCGCCACTTTCGAAAAGGACGTCATCAGCGCATCGATGCTCGCGCCCGTACTCGTCGACTTCTGGGCGCCGTGGTGCGGACCGTGCAAGACGCTCGGCCCGATGCTCGAAAAACTCGAAGCAGAGTACGAAGGCAAATGGCGTCTCGTGAAGGTGAACGTCGACGAAAACCAGGAACTCGCCGCGCACTTCCAGGTGCGCAGCATCCCGCACGTGGTCGCGTTCGCAGACGGACGGCCCGTCGATCAGTTCATCGGCGTGCTGCCCGAAGGCCAGTTGCGCCAGTTCCTCGACCGACTCGTACCCGACGGCGCGGAAGCCGCGCGCGCGGAAGCGTCGATCGCAATTGCCGAAGGCCGTCGCGAGGACGCGTACAACGCGTTGAAAGCGGCGCTCGCCTATGATCCCGGCTTCGACGAAGCGCGCCTCGATCTGATGGAACTGCTGCTCGAAGACAACCGCGCTGACGAAGCGCAGAACGAAAACGATCTGCTGTCGCCCAAAACCACGCAGGGCATCGACGCGCGCTACAACGCGATCAAGACGCGGCTCGATGCCGTCGATGCCGCCGCCGACCTGCCGCCCACGGGCGCGCTCGAAGCGCGTGTCGCCGACAATCCCGACGACCTCGAAGCGCGCTTCGATCTGGCCAGCGCGCTGATCGCGCATCGCAAGTACGACGCCGCGCTCGAGCATCTGCTGGCGATCGTGCAGCGCGACCGCACGTTCCGTGAAGATATTGGACGCAAGACGATGCTGTCCGTGTTCGATCTCGTTGCGCATCAGCCGGAGCTGGTAGCGAAATGGCGTCGCAGGCTGAGTGCGTCGTTGAACTGAGCGTGCACACTCGAGCATGAAAAAACGCGGCCACGTGCCGCGTTTTTTTTCGGATGATTGCGATCCGTGCCTCAGGCCGCCTGTTTCGCCAGCGCGCGCAGCACGTACGACACAGCCGCAAAACCGAAACTCGCCGTCACGCACACGCTCGATCCGAAACCCGCGCAGTTCAAGCCCACGGGACCATGATGACCGGGCGAAGTCGTGACGTGTTCGGCTTCCTCGTCGATATCGCACACGGCCGCTTCGGGGTAAATCAGCGGCTCGTCCGAATACACCGCGCTCACCTTGAATTTCGCTTTCGGTCCACGCGGAAAGCCGTGATGCTTGCGCAACTGCCCGCGCACTTTCGACAGCAGCGGATCCTGAATGGTCTGCGCGAGATCGTCGATGCGGATACGCGTCGGATCGAGCTGGCCGCCCGCGCCGCCGACCGTGATCAGCGGCTGCTGATGCTCGACGCACCATGCGATCAGCGCCGTCTTCGTGCGCACGCTGTCGATCGCATCGACCACGAAATCGAAGCCGGCGCCCAACACCTTGTCGAAGTTGTCCGGCTCGATGAAATCTTCGATCACGCGCACGTCGCACTGCGGATCGATCAGCCGGATGCGCTCGGCCATCGCATCGACCTTCGGTTTGCCATAGTTGCCGTCGAGCGCGTGGATCTGCCGGTTCGTATTGCTCTCGGCGACGTTGTCGAGATCGATCAGCGTGATCGTGCCGATCGCCGTGCGCGCTAACGCTTCCGCGGCCCACGAGCCGACGCCGCCGATGCCGATGACGGCGACGTGTGCGCCTTCGAAAGCCGCGAGCGCGCCCGCGCCGTACAGACGCGCAACGCCCCCGAAGCGGCGGGCGCGGTCGGCGGTTTCATGCGCGCCGTGGTCAGTAGTAAGATCGGATTGCCCGGTGACAAGAGGCGTGGACATGATGTGTGGGTCTGCGTGCATTCAAGCCCGTATTTTGCCTGATCGCCCGTGCATGCGCCCGCGGTTCGCGGTTCGCGGCAAGCTCGCCGGATATCGTGCACCGGACACCGTCCGCCTCAACGCAGAAAAGTTTGTCCTTCGCTATACTGGCCCCACTGTAGCGCATGCATAAAAATATGAGCACTCTTGCCGACCTCCGCAAAAACTATTCGCTCGGTTCGCTGGACATCGCCGACGTCGATCCGAATCCGTTCGGCCAGTTCGACATATGGTTCAAGCAGGCCATCGACGCGCAGCTCCCCGAACCGAACACGATGACGCTTGCGACGGTCGACTCGCGCGGCCGGCCTTCGGCGCGCATCGTGCTGATCAAGGGTGTCGACGAGCGCGGCTTCGTGTTCTTTACGAACTATGAGAGCCGCAAAGGCCAGGAGCTCGCGCAAAACCCCCATGCAAGCCTTCTCTTCTACTGGATCGAACTCGAGCGTCAGGTGCGCATCGAGGGCACGGTCGTCAAGACAAGCGACGCAGAAAGCGACCAATACTTTGCATCGCGTCCGCTCGGCTCGCGCATCGGCGCATGGGCATCGGAGCAGAGCAAGGTGATTGAAAGCCGTGCCATGCTGGAAGCGCGAGAGCGTGAATTCAGCGCACAATACGGAGAGAACCCGCCGCGTCCGCCGCACTGGGGTGGCTATCGGCTGATTCCCGACGCAATCGAATTCTGGCAAGGACGGCCTTCACGTTTGCACGACCGGCTGCTGTACACGCGCAGCGGAACTGCCGACTGGACGATCGCCCGTCTGTCGCCCTGACACATCGAAACGCCGGCGCGCGGCCCGTCATCCTTAGGGAGGCATGACGCGTTGCGCCGACGGCTGGATCGCGTGCGCGTGGCTCAAAGTCCGAACGCGGGGCTGTTGCTGGCCCGCGCACGGCGCACTTCGATTCGACAGGCTTTGCTTTGATTCATTGGACACGGAGAAATCACATGTTCTGGGAGAAGAAGCTGGCGCAGTTGGTAGACGAAGTAAAAGCAAAAGCCAATATTCCGGCGCGCCTCGTGCTGTGGGATGGCCAGGAACATGACTTCGGCACGTTCGCCGCGCCGCAGGTCACGCTGAAAGTGAACAGCGCGTCGGCGCTGCCCCTCCTGCTCGAACCGAGCCTCGACAATCTCGGCGAGGCGTATGTGAAGGGCAAGATCGACATCGAAGGCAAGCTGTCGGACATCATCAACATCAGCTATTCGCTTGCGCGCAGCACGGTGACGAGCGCGAGCAAGCTGGCGCGCGTGCGGCGTTATTTCAATCACACGAAAACGTCCGACAAGAAGGCAATCCAGTATCACTACGACGTCTCGAACGAGTTCTACAAGCTGTGGCTCGACGAGAACATGGTGTACTCGTGCGCGTACTTCGAGAACGGCGACGAAGACCTCGCCACCGCGCAGATCAAGAAGATCGATCACATCCTCACAAAGATCCAGGTGCAACCGGGCCAGAGTCTGCTCGATATCGGCTGCGGCTGGGGCGCGCTCGTGCTACGCGCGGCGCAGAAGTTCGGCGCGAAATGCGTGGGCGTGACACTGTCGCAGAACCAGTTCGATCTCGCGACGAAGCGCGTGAAAGACGCGGGCCTCGAAGGTCAGATCGAAATCCGGCTGCAAGACTATCGTGACGTACAAGGCCAGTTCGACCGCATTACGAGCGTGGGCATGTTCGAGCACGTGGGCCGCAAGAATCTGCCGGCGTACTTCCAGAAGGTCCACGACCTGCTCGCCGACGACGGCGTCGCGATGAATCACGGCATCACGTCGACGGATTACGACAGCGGCGAAACGGCGCTCGGCGGCGGCGAGTTCATCGACCGGTACGTGTTCCCCGACGGCGAACTGCCGCACATCAGCCTCGCGCTCGAATCGATGCAGCGCGGCGGGCTCGAGGCTTTCGATATCGAAAGCCTGCGCCGCCACTACGCGCGCACGCTCGACATCTGGGCCGAGAACTTCGAGGCCAACGCGGCCGAAGCGAAGACGCTTGTGGAGGACGAGAAATTCCGCATCTGGCGCGTGTATCTCGCGGGCTGCGCGTATGCGTTCGAGAACGACGACGTGTCGATCTATCAGGTGGTGTGCCGAAAGGCCGGCGGCAGTGCAAAGACGCTGCCGTGGTCGCGCCGCTATATGTACGAGAAGGCGCTGTAAAATCGCGTGATCCCGTTTTGGCCGCGCCGCGCGCAGTTGCGCATGGCGCGCGGCGCGGCAAACTCATTCACGCAACGTATCGATGGAACAGGACACGCCGGACGGCACCGCGCAACTCGACATGTTCGGCAATCCCGTCGATCCGACGACAGCCGCTGACGCTTCGGCTCCCGAAGCGCCCCCTTCCGATACGCCAGCTTCCGCATCCAGCGACGCGCCGCCGAAAACGCGCCGCGCCCGCGACGTCCTCGCTGCGCGTCCCTCCGACGAACTCATCACGCTCGCCAGCCGGTTGCCGCCGCAGGTGCATCTCGGCACATCGACGTGGTCGTTTCCAGGCTGGAAGGGCATCGTCTACGGCGACGACTACAGCAACAGCAAGCTGTCGCGCGACGGCCTGACGGCTTATGGCGCGCATCCGCTGCTGCGCACGGTGAGCATCGACCGCTCGTTCTATCAGGCGCTCACGGTCACCGACTATCTGCGTTACGCGCAGCAGGTGCCGGACCATTTCCGCTTCATCGTGAAGGCGCCCGCGCTCGTCACCGACGCGACCGTGCGCGCCGAACGCGGCGAGCCGGTGTCCGACAACCCGTGCTTTCTGAACGCGCAACTGGCCATCGACGAGTTCGTGCGGCCGTGCATCGACGGACTCGGCGCGAAGGCGGGCGCGCTCGTGTTCCAGTTCTCGCCGCTGCCCAACGAGATGCTTGCGCAACCAGCGCTATTCGTCGAACGGCTGACGGCGTTCCTCGCGGCGCTGCCGCCGCTGGAAGGCGACACCTGTTACGCCGTCGAAATCCGCGATGCGTGCCTTCTGACACCGCGCCTGATCCGGGCGCTGAAGGCGACGGGCGTGCGCTATTGCGTCGGCATTCATGCGCGGATGCCCGATCCGTCGCGCCAGGCCGCCGCGCTCGCGATGCTCGACGAAGCGCCGTCCGGCCCGCTCATCGTGCGCTGGAGCCTGCACGGCGGTTTCAGGTACGAGCAGGCGAAAGCGAAGTACGAACCGTTCGACAAGCTCGTCGACGAAGATCCCGACACCCGCAGGGCACTCGCCGAACTCGCCGCGCGTTACGCGATCGCCGGCCAGCCGGTGCTGATCGCCGCGAACAACAAGGCCGAAGGCTCGGCCCCGCTGACCTGCGTGAAGCTCGCGGCGGACATCGCGGCCGCGTGCGAGCGGCTGCGCAGCGCACAAAAAGAAAACGCGGCCGAAGCCGCGTAATCAAAGGCGGGCGCAAGTCACTCAAGACTCGCGCCGCGTAAAGCGTTGCATCACGCCTTGATCCGATGCGCAAACTTCTGCCGGAACTTCGCCACCTTCGGCGCGACGACGAACGCGCAATAACCCTGATCCGGATGCTGCGCGAAGTAGTTCTGGTGATACGCCTCGGCGGCCCAGTAGTTGCCGTCGAGCGGCAGCACCTGCGTGACGATCTGGCCGTCGTAGATGCCTTCGGCGCCGATCTCGCGGATGGCCTGCAGCGCCGTGTCGCGCTGCGCGTCCGAGTGCGTGAAGATCACTGACCGGTATTGCGTGCCGACATCGTTGCCCTGGCGGTTAAGCTGCGTCGGATCGTGGATCGCGAAGAAAATATCCAGAATCTCGCGATAGCTGATGCGTCCCGGATCGAACTCGACCTTGACGACTTCCGCGTGCCCCGTGTTGCCGTCGCACACCTGCTCGTACGACGGGTTGTCGGCGTGTCCGCCCGCATAACCCGATTCGACCGACGTCACCCCATCGACGCCGAGATACACCGCCTCCAGACACCAGAAACACCCGCCGCCCAGCGTGGCGGTCTCGACTGACTGACTCATGCTCGCTCCTTGGAATGGCTCGCCGCGACGTTCGTCCCATGGACAACCGCACTGCTCGCCGCAGTCACCTGGACACTTTTCACCGCATCCGACCGGCGCAATATTCCGCGTTTTCGGGGATTCACGCAGGCCGCATGCACCATCTGTACCACGCTGCCGCCCTTGTCCCGCCGCCCGCGAGCGCCAGGCTCTCTGCGATTGCAGTTAAAATTGGGACAATTCGCCGAATTTCTACATGACCTTCGAACCGTATTTTTCCATCTGGTCGCTTCATCAAGCGGTCCGTTCGCCGGAATGCCTCTGCCGATGAAGCGCGCCAACCCGCCCAATTTCGACGACGTCTCGTTTCGCCGCGCGCTCAGCCAGTTCGCGACGGGTGTCACCGTCATTACGACACGCGCGCCGTCCGGCGCACTGATCGGCATCACGGCCAGTTCATTCAACTCTGTCTCGCTGACACCGCCGCTCGTGCTGTGGAGTCTCGCGACGCGCTCGGCCTCGATGCCCGTGTTCCGCTCGAACAGCCATTATGTCGTCAATGTGCTGGCGTCGTCGCAACTCGACCTGTGCAAGCGCTTCGCGACGGTGAAGGGCGACCGCTTCGAAGGCGTGTCGCATGCGGCGGGCGACACGGGCATGCCCGTGCTCGACGGCGCGCTGGCGTGGTTCGAATGCCATAACCGCAGCCGCTACGACGAGGGCGATCACGTGATTTTCGTCGGCGAGGTGGAGCGCTGCGGGGTCCACGAGCAGGCGGCCGAGATTGAGCCGCTCGTGTTCCAGAACGGCGATTTTCACGGGCTGAAACGGATCGGCTGAGCGCGCGCCGCTTTTTCGCGGTTACATTTCCGTTCCGGCACGCTGGCCAGGGCCGCCTCTAGCCAGGCTGCTGCTGCACCTTCGAGCCCGTCACCAGCGCGACGGGCACGCCCGAATCTTCCTTCAGTGTCTGCAGCACGATGTTCGAGCGGA
It encodes the following:
- the msrA gene encoding peptide-methionine (S)-S-oxide reductase MsrA; translated protein: MSQSVETATLGGGCFWCLEAVYLGVDGVTSVESGYAGGHADNPSYEQVCDGNTGHAEVVKVEFDPGRISYREILDIFFAIHDPTQLNRQGNDVGTQYRSVIFTHSDAQRDTALQAIREIGAEGIYDGQIVTQVLPLDGNYWAAEAYHQNYFAQHPDQGYCAFVVAPKVAKFRQKFAHRIKA
- the tcdA gene encoding tRNA cyclic N6-threonylcarbamoyladenosine(37) synthase TcdA, which codes for MSTPLVTGQSDLTTDHGAHETADRARRFGGVARLYGAGALAAFEGAHVAVIGIGGVGSWAAEALARTAIGTITLIDLDNVAESNTNRQIHALDGNYGKPKVDAMAERIRLIDPQCDVRVIEDFIEPDNFDKVLGAGFDFVVDAIDSVRTKTALIAWCVEHQQPLITVGGAGGQLDPTRIRIDDLAQTIQDPLLSKVRGQLRKHHGFPRGPKAKFKVSAVYSDEPLIYPEAAVCDIDEEAEHVTTSPGHHGPVGLNCAGFGSSVCVTASFGFAAVSYVLRALAKQAA
- a CDS encoding flavin reductase family protein, translated to MKRANPPNFDDVSFRRALSQFATGVTVITTRAPSGALIGITASSFNSVSLTPPLVLWSLATRSASMPVFRSNSHYVVNVLASSQLDLCKRFATVKGDRFEGVSHAAGDTGMPVLDGALAWFECHNRSRYDEGDHVIFVGEVERCGVHEQAAEIEPLVFQNGDFHGLKRIG
- the pdxH gene encoding pyridoxamine 5'-phosphate oxidase, whose protein sequence is MSTLADLRKNYSLGSLDIADVDPNPFGQFDIWFKQAIDAQLPEPNTMTLATVDSRGRPSARIVLIKGVDERGFVFFTNYESRKGQELAQNPHASLLFYWIELERQVRIEGTVVKTSDAESDQYFASRPLGSRIGAWASEQSKVIESRAMLEAREREFSAQYGENPPRPPHWGGYRLIPDAIEFWQGRPSRLHDRLLYTRSGTADWTIARLSP
- a CDS encoding pirin family protein, with translation MSSSIKAVLKPHVRDIGNLAVRRVLPAMAARLVGPFIFFDHMGPATLPAGTGLDVRPHPHIGLATVTYLFEGAIMHRDSLGSEQKIVPGDVNWMTAGRGIVHSERTPEPERTNGSKVHGIQTWVALPLADEDAEPSFEHHAGATLPEIERNGVTLRIIAGSSFGKTAPAHTFSGTLYAAAHFSPGSVLALEPEHEERGVYLVEGDLSLDGEPLEAATMAVLTPGETITLASAKGATVMLLGGEKLEGERFIEWNFVASSREKIEQAKLAWTNQEMGKVPGETEWIPLPERKPR
- the trxA gene encoding thioredoxin, whose translation is MDTTLATFEKDVISASMLAPVLVDFWAPWCGPCKTLGPMLEKLEAEYEGKWRLVKVNVDENQELAAHFQVRSIPHVVAFADGRPVDQFIGVLPEGQLRQFLDRLVPDGAEAARAEASIAIAEGRREDAYNALKAALAYDPGFDEARLDLMELLLEDNRADEAQNENDLLSPKTTQGIDARYNAIKTRLDAVDAAADLPPTGALEARVADNPDDLEARFDLASALIAHRKYDAALEHLLAIVQRDRTFREDIGRKTMLSVFDLVAHQPELVAKWRRRLSASLN
- a CDS encoding DUF72 domain-containing protein, whose product is MEQDTPDGTAQLDMFGNPVDPTTAADASAPEAPPSDTPASASSDAPPKTRRARDVLAARPSDELITLASRLPPQVHLGTSTWSFPGWKGIVYGDDYSNSKLSRDGLTAYGAHPLLRTVSIDRSFYQALTVTDYLRYAQQVPDHFRFIVKAPALVTDATVRAERGEPVSDNPCFLNAQLAIDEFVRPCIDGLGAKAGALVFQFSPLPNEMLAQPALFVERLTAFLAALPPLEGDTCYAVEIRDACLLTPRLIRALKATGVRYCVGIHARMPDPSRQAAALAMLDEAPSGPLIVRWSLHGGFRYEQAKAKYEPFDKLVDEDPDTRRALAELAARYAIAGQPVLIAANNKAEGSAPLTCVKLAADIAAACERLRSAQKENAAEAA
- a CDS encoding SAM-dependent methyltransferase, which translates into the protein MFWEKKLAQLVDEVKAKANIPARLVLWDGQEHDFGTFAAPQVTLKVNSASALPLLLEPSLDNLGEAYVKGKIDIEGKLSDIINISYSLARSTVTSASKLARVRRYFNHTKTSDKKAIQYHYDVSNEFYKLWLDENMVYSCAYFENGDEDLATAQIKKIDHILTKIQVQPGQSLLDIGCGWGALVLRAAQKFGAKCVGVTLSQNQFDLATKRVKDAGLEGQIEIRLQDYRDVQGQFDRITSVGMFEHVGRKNLPAYFQKVHDLLADDGVAMNHGITSTDYDSGETALGGGEFIDRYVFPDGELPHISLALESMQRGGLEAFDIESLRRHYARTLDIWAENFEANAAEAKTLVEDEKFRIWRVYLAGCAYAFENDDVSIYQVVCRKAGGSAKTLPWSRRYMYEKAL